The genome window CGAGCGGGCGGAATGAACACGGCGTTGGCCGGTCGGCCAGGCCGTTCTCGTTTCAAACAAGGAGTTACTTATGAAACGCATTGCAGCATACGCCCTCGCCCTGACCGGAGCCACGCTTATGGCGACATCGGCGATTGCGCAAGACACCAGCGCCGGCGTCAAGGTGGGAACGCTGACCTGCGCCGTGGAGCAGGAGACGAACTTTATCGTCGGTTCGAAGGCTACGCTGAACTGCCTCTTCGATGCGGCGGGATCCGGCATGACCGCAAACTACATCGGAACGATCAGCGACTATGGTCTTGATATCGGCAGCACCTCGAACGCCACACTCGTCTGGGGCGTTCTCGCACCAAGCGCCGACATGAAGCGGGGTGCGCTTGAAGGCTCCTACGGGGGCGTGACCGCAGGCGCGACCCTGGGGGCCGGTGTAAAGGCAAACGCGCTTGTCGGCGGTTTCGACAAGTCCGTTGCATTGAACCCGATCAGCCTGGAAAGCCAGACGGGCGCCAATCTCACACTCGGCGTTACGCAGCTGACATTGAAATCTGCGAATTGATGCCCAAAGCGGGTGTCCACTTAAAAGGTCGGCTCTGCCGGCCTTTTATTTTTGCCTGAACCCCACGCAGTGAACAACGAGGCCTCGACGATGGCTGGTGATTGCAGAGAAACGACGGCGGGCGTGCTGGACGCGTGGGAGCGGGAAATCCAGCGCGGGAATTCCGATGTGGACTCCATATTGCGGGCCACCGGAAGTCGCGCCGCCGGCCCCTTGCTGTTCCTGCCGGCCATGGTGATGATCTCACCTGTCGGTGCGGTTCCGGGAGTGCCGGTTGTTCTTTCGACCCTTATCATCATCGTCGCAGCACAACTCGTTCTCGGCGCGCAGTCGATCTGGCTGCCGGCACTGATACGCAAGCGCGAGATTCCGGAGAAAAGGGTTTCGGAAACGATCGACCGGCTTCGCCCCTATGCCCACCGGCTGGACAGATTTCTCGGACGGCGTCTCTCGATCCTGACCGGCGAGACGATGTCCCGAATGATCGCCCTGTTGTGCATTGTGTTGGCGGTTCTGGTCTACCCGGCAACCCTCATTCCTCTTGCCGCCGCCCTGCCCGGCGGCGCCATCATGCTGCTGGCCCTGGGGCTTCTCACAAGGGATGGGATTGTCACCCTGCTCGGCCTGATCTCCGCGCTCGGCGCCATCGCCGCGGTTGCGTCGATGTCGTTCTAGGGGTTCGATTCCGACACTTGATCAGGAGCCTCGCCGCAAACAGACCTCGAATGTCAAATTCGCTCCACTGGGTAGCGGATCCATAAATAAGGTTGATAGGGTTTGGGGCGGATTGCCCGGCCCCGTCGATTTTCGGCGGGGTTTTGTTTTGGCCTTTTTCAGTGCGGGCTGTGGATCTGACACGGACAGGCATTGGCGGTACCGGCCCTTGCGGTTGGAAGCGGCACAGCCGGGCGGCCGATCCCTGCCGGTGTCCGCCCCCCTCCCAAAAGACAAAGGTGCGCTCGCGCCACGTTGACGTTGCTCTCCCACACAACTCGGCGTTTCGAGCGGATGCCAAACAGACAACCCGCGAGAACGGCCTTAAACCTCCCGGTTGATGCGGGCGCCGGGCAAGCGTCGTTGCGGCAATGCAGCCAGCCCCTCGACCAGGATAATCTGGAGCGCTGTCTGTTCCGGGGCGGACTTTCTCAAACATGCCGAAACAAACCCAAAAACCCCCGGCAACAGCCGGGGGTTTTTCGCCAACTTCACGTCCCGCCCATGGGTGGAACGCTTTGTCATGTTCACGAATCAGCAGGTTATCCCTTGAGAAGGACACTGTCCGGATCCGACTTGTAGTCAGCCGGCGAATAGGTCTTCGCATTTTCCAGCTGCTCTTCGGTGAACGTCGCGGTGATCAGCAATGTGCCGTTCTCCGCTTCGTACATCTTCAGACTGTCATAAGACACGGCAACCGGTTTCTCGCCGAACCCCAGGAAGCCGCCGACATCGATCACGACCGCCTCGGCTTTTCCGTCCTTGTCGAGAAGCACTTCGGACACGTCACCGATATTGGTGTCCGCAGTGGTGTAGACCGAGCCGCCGATCAGGGCGTCGGTCGACACGGTCGCGGTATCGATCTGGGTTTTCTCCGCCGTCCAGTCGGAATCGGCCATCTCGTCGATCCGCTCTCTGGCCGGATCGATCGTCTCCTTC of Stappia sp. ES.058 contains these proteins:
- a CDS encoding DUF992 domain-containing protein, producing MKRIAAYALALTGATLMATSAIAQDTSAGVKVGTLTCAVEQETNFIVGSKATLNCLFDAAGSGMTANYIGTISDYGLDIGSTSNATLVWGVLAPSADMKRGALEGSYGGVTAGATLGAGVKANALVGGFDKSVALNPISLESQTGANLTLGVTQLTLKSAN
- a CDS encoding exopolysaccharide biosynthesis protein; protein product: MAGDCRETTAGVLDAWEREIQRGNSDVDSILRATGSRAAGPLLFLPAMVMISPVGAVPGVPVVLSTLIIIVAAQLVLGAQSIWLPALIRKREIPEKRVSETIDRLRPYAHRLDRFLGRRLSILTGETMSRMIALLCIVLAVLVYPATLIPLAAALPGGAIMLLALGLLTRDGIVTLLGLISALGAIAAVASMSF